In one window of Bemisia tabaci chromosome 6, PGI_BMITA_v3 DNA:
- the LOC140224854 gene encoding uncharacterized protein, whose product MGRCCCVPGCKSNYASSPGPNVSTFKFPDSVKDPERHAKWINALSRDNFTVTKSSVVCIKHFHPQFVVTHEEFKTKEGPVIQVPREVPKLTKDAYPTIFPNQPAYRSTVPAKRRKDPSERDQEMARAQLKRSFQLQEERDTIRDLKHFKEGFLKRSIGTLKSESYNGYMLLSKVEDDNLESLPFIIFIKISEDLVIKVFNNFAELSYEPFKSCLGPDLKCDRWSKFESLIQMLPVRDERALKEKVTNFASKISDAVVWCEIGDDIEAEKAAKLNFLIEQLKLAVATSIRYSPEMLKWAAAIFYAFPGAYKSMRATEQLTLPHPRYLQKLLCKIGNDGCGIGPTQKAFLMEKFKLLAEEDKTVNLQLDEIYTNSKLVYKGGKVFGIAEHGSGTSSDLTAGTIQAFMSSSLQSKNKDVIALFPVRNLDGEILLQLTKAVLKLMVEVGFFVLCAISDNNQVNRKMFELLCGGVLKTRIPNPFDPSKPLFLLFDQVHLFKNIRNNWLNAPNQVLKIPDVRQVPLFDKPLHTSNPIEFDSSNCNVVRPVPNEVTFLEAKFEDVKNLYHAEANAVLKLAPKLTRKAVYPSSVERQNVSLVNAVFQDSTRVALQTLKKDNVQISDGSIMFLQIIGRWWKISNVKNPDKGKRLNDMWCEPVMGTKDQKLKFLRDLLLFLEIWELPGLPESFTVQTHTAFYHTIKATLELCEFVLIDLGWGFVLLGKLQTDNLEARFGGYRRISGCSYFVTVEQVLESERKLKLLSILKLKSANSGEFSLTSFAEGCKATATALSEKAEDTTLFESALSEISEITVTLTDRRVLLCLASYAATKTLQKLRREEKEVCAECRETLVTNKPLEIERVKETYEYLSGLDRGGLNRPSDFSFHFCMDSFKLFQTLISQKYEKQFLKLNNQRKAFKTLGVKLCEQTLDDMLFSCESDSCNLSLQKVVKKFTGVLANIFLNNYTKTLNESNITRQIAIKLQKQEAKQEAKKKAEDAKKEAEKAKQLTDEIEEDADAPTNDTESKIKYSKAKVKDVNARKIAKLSSKGSL is encoded by the coding sequence ATGGGTAGATGTTGTTGCGTACCTGGCTGTAAATCTAACTATGCGAGCTCGCCTGGTCCGAATGTTTCAAcgttcaaattccctgattctGTGAAGGATCCAGAGCGCCATGCTAAATGGATTAATGCACTAAGCAGGGATAATTTCACCGTCACAAAAAGCTCTGTCGTGTGCATTAAGCACTTTCACCCTCAATTCGTTGTGACACACGAAGAATTTAAGACTAAGGAGGGTCCAGTTATTCAGGTGCCAAGGGAGGTACCAAAGTTAACGAAGGATGCATACCCCACCATCTTCCCAAATCAACCGGCTTACCGATCAACAGTTCCTGCCAAAAGAAGGAAAGACCCGTCAGAGCGAGACCAAGAAATGGCCCGGGCTCAGCTCAAGAGGAGCTTTCAGCTGCAGGAGGAGAGAGACACTATCCGGGACTTGAAACATTTCAAGGAAGGTTTCTTGAAGCGAAGCATTGGAACTCTGAAATCTGAATCATACAATGGGTACATGTTACTCTCAAAGGTTGAGGATGATAATTTAGAATCTCTTCCATTCATCATCTTCATAAAAATATCCGAAGATCTTGTCATTaaagtttttaataattttgctgAGCTTTCATATGAGCCATTTAAATCATGTCTTGGACCTGATCTCAAGTGCGACCGCTGGTCAAAATTTGAATCGCTCATTCAAATGTTACCCGTGAGAGACGAGAGAGCTTTAAAAGAGAAAGTTACCAACTttgcttcaaaaatttctgatgCTGTAGTGTGGTGCGAGATAGGAGACGATATCGAAGCTGAGAAAGCAGCCAAACTTAATTTTCTGATAGAGCAGTTGAAGTTGGCTGTCGCAACTTCAATCCGCTACTCTCCAGAAATGCTGAAGTGGGCTGCTGCAATCTTTTATGCTTTTCCTGGAGCTTATAAGTCTATGAGAGCAACTGAACAACTAACTCTCCCTCATCCTAGGTATCTTCAAAAACTGCTTTGTAAGATAGGAAATGACGGTTGTGGTATAGGACCGACTCAAAAAGCCTTCTTGAtggagaaatttaaattgttggCTGAGGAAGACAAAACCGTAAACTTACAACTAGACGAAATTTACACTAACTCTAAACTTGTGTATAaaggtggaaaagttttcggcaTTGCTGAACATGGTTCTGGTACTTCCTCAGATCTGACTGCTGGAACTATCCAGGCATTTATGTCTTCTTCTCTACAATCGAAGAACAAAGATGTTATCGCTCTCTTTCCAGTAAGAAATTTAGACGGAGAAATATTGCTTCAATTAACTAAAGCTGTTTTGAAGTTAATGGTGGAAGTTGGATTCTTTGTGTTGTGTGCTATTTCCGACAACAATCAAGTAAATAGGAAAATGTTTGAGTTATTGTGTGGCGGTGTTTTGAAGACTCGTATACCAAACCCGTTTGACCCCAgcaaacctctttttctgctCTTTGACCAAGTGCACTTATTTAAGAACATTAGAAATAATTGGCTGAATGCCCCAAACCAGGTTCTTAAAATTCCTGACGTCAGGCAAGTGCCACTTTTTGACAAGCCCTTGCACACATCGAATCCTATCGAATTTGACAGTTCAAACTGTAATGTTGTCCGACCAGTGCCCAACGAAGTGACATTCCTCGAGGCAAAATTTGAAGACGTTAAAAATCTCTACCATGCTGAAGCAAATGCAGTCTTGAAGCTTGCGCCTAAGTTGACCCGAAAGGCTGTGTATCCATCCTCTGTGGAAAGACAGAATGTTTCATTAGTCAACGCTGTCTTTCAAGATTCAACAAGAGTAGCGCTTCAGACTTTGAAAAAGGATAATGTGCAGATATCAGACGGGTCCATCATGTTCCTCCAAATTATTGGCAGATGGTGGAAAATTTCGAATGTCAAAAATCCTGACAAAGGCAAGAGGCTCAATGACATGTGGTGTGAGCCGGTGATGGGGACCAAAGATCAgaagctgaaatttttgagagacCTCCTgctattccttgaaatttgggAGCTCCCCGGACTCCCTGAAAGTTTCACCGTTCAAACTCATACAGCCTTTTATCACACCATAAAAGCGACTCTCGAACTGTGCGAATTCGTCCTCATAGATCTAGGATGGGGATTTGTTTTACTCGGCAAGCTACAAACCGATAATTTGGAGGCAAGATTTGGTGGTTACCGCAGAATCTCAGGTTGTAGCTATTTTGTCACCGTCGAGCAAGTTCTGGAGTCAGAGAGGAAACTGAAATTGCTCAGCATATTGAAGCTAAAATCGGCCAATTCTGGTGAATTTTCACTTACTTCCTTTGCGGAAGGATGCAAAGCAACAGCAACTGCACTCAGTGAGAAAGCTGAAGATACAACATTATTTGAAAGTGCTCTCAGTGAAATCAGTGAAATCACGGTCACTTTGACGGATAGAAGAGTGCTCCTTTGCCTGGCCAGCTATGCAGCTACCAAGACTCTACAAAAGCTGAGGCGTGAAGAGAAGGAAGTCTGCGCTGAATGCAGAGAAACACTCGTTACAAATAAACCTTTAGAAATTGAACGAGTGAAAGAGACCTATGAATATCTGAGCGGCTTGGATAGAGGAGGTCTGAACCGGCCGtctgatttttcatttcatttttgtatgGATTCCTTCAAATTGTTTCAGACGCTAATTTCTCAGAAGTATgaaaagcagtttttgaaattgaacaacCAGCGAAAAGCTTTCAAAACTCTCGGAGTAAAATTGTGTGAGCAAACTCTCGATGATATGCTTTTTTCTTGTGAGTCTGATTCTTGCAATTTATCTTTgcaaaaagttgtaaaaaaatttacaggagtacttgcaaatatttttttaaataactatACGAAGACTCTAAATGAGTCAAACATTACTCGCCAAATAGCAATAAAGTTGCAGAAACAAGAAGCAAAGCAAGAAGCCAAGAAAAAAGCAGAAGATGCAAAGAAAGAAGCCGAAAAAGCAAAGCAGCTAACAGATGAAATAGAGGAAGATGCAGATGCACCGACGAATGACACAGAAAGCAAAATTAAGTACTCAAAAGCCAAGGTAAAGGATGTGAACGCAAGGAAAATTGCGAAATTGAGTTCCAAAGGCTCTCTTTAA